The following DNA comes from Methanomassiliicoccales archaeon LGM-DZ1.
ATCTGCACAGTGGCCGTCACCAACACCGACGGCAGCGTCCTCCTGGTGCAGAGGGACAGGAGGAAGTCCTTCGGCGGGATGTGGGAGGCCTCCGCGGGAGGATCCGCCCTCAAGGGGGAGTCCCCCGAGCAGTGCGCGATGCGCGAGCTGCGCGAGGAGACCGGCATCGACGGCACGGGGATGAGGTCCGAAGGGTTCTACCCCGATGACAAGTTCCGCTCGATAATCTACGAGTTCTCGCTCTCCACGGACATCCCCAAGGACTCGGTGAAGCTGCAGGCCGGAGAGACCCAGGATTACAGATGGGTCCCCCGCGAGGAGTTCGCCGAGATGATGCGCTCCCGCAGCAGGTGGAACATCTCTCCCAGGTCCCGCCATTTCGGCTACCGCATCATCAGGGAGGCCGAGGAGAAGGGCCTCATACCCAAGCGCGAAGGCAGGAGGCCGAAGAAGAAGGCGTCCGGAGCCCCTGCCGGCCCCGGTGCGGAGAAGCCCGCCCGGCCCCGCTCCGACAACAGGGAACGGAAGCAGAACGCCTCCAAGGACCGGACGGACTCCCCCAGGCCGGTCCGCCCGCCCGCCAAGGGCACCGGCAGGAGAAAGTCCGGGCGCCGCGGAGACCAGGAAACCAAGGGCGGAAACCAGACCGGGACGCCCCGCCGCCCGCAGGACAGGAGGCCGCGGGAAGGGTCCGCGCCCAAGGGCCCTAAGGGGAACGCACCGAAGGCGCAGCCGTCAGGCAGGCCCCGGACCGGCACCCCTGCCCAGGGAGCGCCGCGCGGAGGCAGAGGCCGCCGCCGGCACGGGCAGCGCAGCGGGGAGAAGCGCTCAGGAGGCGGCGGAGACGGCCAGCGAAGACACCGATGAGGTGCTGATCGATCTCAAGACCACGTCCCTCACCCTGGGCGAGGTCATGGAGAGGATCCAGAGCCTCAAGAGCGATCCGAAATACAAGGGGTACGAGATATTCATGGACGGGGACAGGTATGCAATCGTCGCGCGCAGGAGGCCTGAATGATGGTTTACGCGAAAGGCGGCCGCCGCGGCCGCGTGACCATCGGGATCTACAACGCCTACGACCCCAGGACGTTCAGGGAGCCACACCGCAGGGTGATCGCCCGCGCGGGGGACCTCGCCATGGCCTTCGGGATGAACCTGGCACTGTTCGGCTTCCCCATCCCGGAGGACGCCAAGACGCCTGTGGAGATCGCGGATTTCATCGCCGGTACGACCAGCATCGGCGCCCACGGCGGCAATTTCCAGAAGCTCGCCGAGCTGGGACGTTTCCAGACGTTCCCGTTCCCCAACAAAGGGTTCCCGCCGCAGCT
Coding sequences within:
- a CDS encoding NUDIX hydrolase, giving the protein MNKEIWDSYHRDGTPAGGDLVRGHRIPNGLYHMICTVAVTNTDGSVLLVQRDRRKSFGGMWEASAGGSALKGESPEQCAMRELREETGIDGTGMRSEGFYPDDKFRSIIYEFSLSTDIPKDSVKLQAGETQDYRWVPREEFAEMMRSRSRWNISPRSRHFGYRIIREAEEKGLIPKREGRRPKKKASGAPAGPGAEKPARPRSDNRERKQNASKDRTDSPRPVRPPAKGTGRRKSGRRGDQETKGGNQTGTPRRPQDRRPREGSAPKGPKGNAPKAQPSGRPRTGTPAQGAPRGGRGRRRHGQRSGEKRSGGGGDGQRRHR
- a CDS encoding DUF531 family protein produces the protein MVYAKGGRRGRVTIGIYNAYDPRTFREPHRRVIARAGDLAMAFGMNLALFGFPIPEDAKTPVEIADFIAGTTSIGAHGGNFQKLAELGRFQTFPFPNKGFPPQLGKVVLTTCRPDRGKQMRTSELAALIEGGQSVLLVFGIGPHGTPKEVHDISDIDYEVTGGCFSLETCTALGAVCGKIDAVLNPD